The region GCTTGCCGAAAACGGCGAGATCGTTGTCGCGTTGATCGATGACGAAGCGACCGTGAAGCGACTCGATTTGAACGACGGAGCGATTCGCTTGTTGCCGGAAAACCGGAAATACAAGCCGATCGAGATTGAGCCCGATAGCGACTTTCGTGTGCTTGGAAAGGTTATTTGTGTCACCAAGAAATCTGAAAGTTAGCTGTCATGCCTCAACCCACTCCGTTGTCCACCTTGCTTCGCGTGATTCCCAACGAGCTGCTCAAAAAGTGGTTCCATGATCATATTCCGGGGCCGTTTGATATTTCCTGGGAGACGTTGGGAGAGAACGACATCGAGCCCATGATCGTGCATCTAGACGACTTGCCATCAAGCATTCGTAAAGATGCCGAGATTGATCTTCGGACCATCCGTTCGTTCGCCAGCGAAGCGGGCATGAGGGCGATCGAGGATACCGCACGGATGCACGGTGAGCCTGATTTGTTGTCTCGCATTCCCGATGGACTCAATCTCAATGGACGTGCAATGTGGGTTCGCTTGCATGAGTGGGAGATCCTTCACGCCGCAACCACGCTCCTGCATTTGGAAGAAGCGACATTCTGGAGGAAGAGAAACGGAGTGCCGTCCAACGTTGAAATCGCCGCCGATGCCGCTGAGCTACTTGGTAACGCAGTGTCCAACATGTTACGTGAGGAAGGACGAGGCCAAAACGTCACCGTCGAGCGACTGGAAAACAACGGCATCGTCTATTTCGTCGTTCATCCCGACGACTTCGTTCGCAGCGATAACACACACGACGATCAGGGCCGCTTGGCGACTGTGTCGATTCGTCCGACCCTGGACATCATCTTTGCCTATGACCGGCACGCCGGTTCATTTGAACTCTGCGCGAGATTACCGAAAGCCCACAAAGAGCGACTCGAGCCAATCTTTTCGCGCACTGTGCTTGGCTGGCAATTACCGCCCTACGAGGACGAAAGCGGCTACTACATCGATCACTTGAAAGATCCGAACACGCCCCTGCCGACCGATCCGGCAGATCAAATCCGAGTCCGCATCGAAGAGATCAAGATGTTCAATCCATCGACTCGTCGTCGGATCTCAACGGACATCAACAAACACGACGAGACCGATACGATTCACCGGGCGATCAGCGAGGAACTTCGTTCTTTGCATGACGTGCTGGCAAACTTCAGCGTCAATTCCGTTGGCATCCGATTCGTATTCCCGGCCACACGGTATGCCCGAGCCGGCGGCCGGATCATTCGGATCACTCCCGGCAGTTGCAACCTGCGGAGCCTAACGCCGGATCGTGCCGAGATTGTCCAGAAGCACCTTCGTATGTGGGGAGTCGACGATGCGCCGACGGACGAGCCCAATCTGGTCTCGGTGGGAGCTTAGTCCACCGGCATTCACAGCCCGTGATGCCGAACTATTTCATCAAGACCATCTCGCTGTCTTTCGTCGCCATCGCATGGTCAAACCGACCACGCCGGCGACTGAACTGCAATGCAAAGATTGTGGCGAGCATCAGCCGGTCATCTATGCAACGGACCGTGAAGGTGGTCGGCACGGCTTTATCGTTTGCGAGCGATGTGGTCCCGCAGAGGTGCATCCTGAATCGCTTGACCAGTTCGTCTTCGATACCGAGCCGCTACTGGAACATCTCTTTGTCGAATCACGACTCGCGATCAAACCGATCGACACGGATCTCTTGTGGCATATCGGCAGACGAACCTTCGAAGGGCAAAGTCGCGAGTTGCTATTTCTGCGTTGCTTGAATGTAAAAAACGAAACAAGCATCGTCGAACAGTTTGGTCGCCGAAAACGATCACTGGTTTTCATGCCGCTAGCCAGTTCTGCAGCGAGACTCGACTCGATGGTTCCCAACTTGGTCATCGGAATTCAGGACGTCGTTGAATTCTCGGATGACCGCCTTCGAATCGATTGGGAGACCGTCGAAGATCGCCTGATCGAATCCAGTGAATCCAAAATTCCAAAACCCAAGCCGCAGCCACGTCGATCGTCGCGCACTGCGAAAATCGAACTGTTGGTTCAAGAATTGACGCTGCACTTACGCAGTACTGCTGATCATGCTCATGCATCCGGCGAATTGTTGCCTCGTCCGACGCAACAAGAACTCGCGCGACAAACCGGAATGTCGAAGTCCGACGTCAGTCGCTGCATGAGAGACGCGTCTGCCAATCAGCTGCGACTGCTTTGGCAAACGGCGGATGACCTGGATGCCGTTTTGCGTTTGCCTCGCAAACAACTTCGCTAAATCTTTCTTTTCGATTGGCTCCGACTTTCAGAACCAGAACTTGGAAGGTCTGGGGATAGAGCGGTCTGTTAACCGCATGTCCCCATTTCTCACTTCTAGGTTCTGCCAGTGCGAAACTCCAATCCGAAATCTGATTTCGATGAAACACGATTGAGGCGTCGCGAAATCGTCGACCTGCTGACTCGTACCATCATTCGTCACCATCGAGTTACCGCAATTTCCGGGAACTCCGAAGAATCTGACGGCGATGCCCAAGCCGATGGCTTGATCGAATCGGAAAACGATCGCTCTCTGTGACTCCGCCGCGGTAAACACGCCCGGCATTTCCCTATTTCGAGTCATGGAGAGCAACATGAGCAACCCATTGGGCCAAGAATTGGCCGCGCTTCGCCGAATGTCGGTCAGCACCCTTCAAGCCAAGTACCTCGAGGTCTTCGGCGAATCAACGACCGGTCGCAATAAAGCGTGGCTTCAGAAGCGAATCGCATGGCGAATGCAAGCCAATGCGTTCGGCGGCCTGAGTGATCGGGCCATCCAGCGAGCCAGTGAGCTCGCCAACGAATCGGATCTTCGCGTGATTGCGCCGCGCGAGCCGTCACGCATGCCACCACCCCCGCCGGTGAATCGCGAACTTCCACCCAAGGATGAGCGGTTGCCGCCCGTCGGCGATTGTCTGGTTCGCGATTACAAGGGCCGGGAGTGCGTCGTCACCATCATGCCCGATGGTTTCGATTTTGAGGGCGAGCACTACAAGACACTCTCGGCCGTCGCCAAAGCGATCACGGGCCAGCACTGGAATGGCTTTCGGTTCTTCAAAGTTCACAAGCAGGAGTCAGCATGAATCGCGATCAAATGAAACAACCCATTCGGTGTGCAATCTACACTCGCAAATCGACTGAAGAAGGACTCGACCAAGAGTTCAATAGCCTTGATGCGCAGCGTGATGCCGGCGAAGCATTCATCACCAGCCAGCGAAGCGAAGGCTGGGCATGTCTCGAAGAGCGATACGACGACGGCGGTTTTTCAGGTGGCAACCTCGAACGTCCCGCGATGAAACGTCTCATAGCCGATATCGAGGCCGGCAGAATCGACTGTGTCGTTGTCTATAAAGTTGACCGACTTAGTCGCAGCCTGCTCGACTTCTCTCGGGTGATGGAAACATTCGAGAAACACAATGTGGCCTTCGTCTCTGTTACCCAGCAGTTCAATACCGCCAGCTCCATGGGCCGGTTGATTCTCAATGTGCTGCTTTCCTTCGCGCAGTTTGAGCGCGAGATGATTAGCGAACGCACCCGAGACAAGATTGCGGCAACGCGTCGTAAAGGCAAATGGTGCGGCGGTGTTCCAGTCTTTGGCTTTACGATCGAAGAAACCAAGCTTGTCGTGGTGCCCCATGAAGCCGAACGCGTGCGGCAGATCTTTCATCTCTACCAACGAACGCATTCCCTGCTCGAAACGGCCAAGGAAGCCAACCGCCGAGGTTGGCGGACCAAGCAGTGGACGACCAAGAAGGGCACGACACGCGGTGGTCTGCCGTATGACAAGAACCGTATCTACCAGATGCTGACCAATGTCACCTACATCGGCAAGCTGACGTACAAGGACGAGATCCATGAAGGCCAGCATCAGGCCATCGTCGATCCTGAGGTCTTCAAAGAAGTCGGAGAGTCGCTGCGAAAAAATGGTCGCATCGGAATGATACGAGCTTCCACCAGCTTCGACGGAATGCTGCGAGGCATCCTTCGGTGTGCAAAATGCAATCGAGCCATGCGGCACACTTCTTCTGGCCGCGGCACGAAACGGTATCGTTACTACGTTTGCGGCAAAGCCGAAAAACAAGGCTATGAATCTTGTCCATCGCCTTCGATTCCCGCAAGGCAAATTGAGGGGTTTGTCGTCGACGAACTCCGCGTGTTCGCAAGTGACGACCAGCTCATCCGTGACATCTACGAACGCTGTTATGAGCAGAACCGCGAGGACATCGATTCGCAAAAACGTGAAGCCGATTCGATCGCGAAGTTTCTCAAAGAGGACCACGCCGAGATGACTCACCTTGTCGCAACGGCCGCTAGCCCTGACTTGATTGAAGCAACGCAATCACGCATTGATAAAAGCGAAACACGATTGAAAGAGCTACGTGAAGCAATCGACAACCATCGGCCGATTCGCGTCAGCCACGCATCGATTCGCAAGACCCTCGGTGAACTGGATAAAGCCTGGGACACGATCCCACCGAGAGAACGTTGCCGACTGATGGAATTGTTGATCGAAAGGATCGACTACGACGGCGTTGAGGGCACGCTTGATATCACCTTCCATCCCGCCGGACTCGCGTCACTCGGCCAGGACGGCAACTTTGCCCGACACATCACGGAGACATTGAATTGAGCGACCGATCGAACAACTCAAACGAACCAGCGCCACGCACGTCGGCGATACGCCGCACGTTTCACGTTACCCGCGTGGATCGCGGAGCCCGTGAGGTGCGCGGCGGTGCGGCCCCACCGCGGCCCAGAACGGGCCAACTGCCAAGACTGTCACGGCTGATGGCACTCGCCATCCATTTCGACCACGCTTTGGCATCGGGCCGCCTCCGATCGCAAGCCGACTTGGCGCGAGCAGGGCAAGTCACACGAGCTCGCCTCAGCCAGATCATGAACCTCTGTAATCTCGCCCCCGATCTTCAAGAAGAGCTGCTGTTCTTAAAGCCCTATTTCAACGGCCGAGCGCCCATCACCGAGCGTCAAATCCGCCCCATCGCCGCCGAACCCAACTGGGACAAGCAACGCCGCCGTTTCAAGAAGCTTACCGGATCTGCCGGTCGCAACGATCGCGGTTAGCTTGAAGGTCCGATAACCTCAGCTACGTCGTAAAGCACAGCGGGTTGTGCTAGTCGTGATCCTCAGCTCTGGCCCCAGTCCATCCGTCTACGCTACAACCTCGCTGATTGCAGATGTCAGCTAGTGAATCTCTCCCATTTCGGAAACGGATTCAATAAGATTCTGATCAAACGTTCACGTCAGAATGTAAATTAGCCATTTATCCGGACTTTTTCAGCATTTTCCGGTAGGTAGCGAGTGTCCCCCCATACCAGAGAGGATGTTGATAGAATTTGCACTGCAGAAATCGTCGAGTGCTTTGGAGAAACCGGAAATGAAAGGATCGTTCACAAGTCGGGTGTTGTTTTCCGCGATGTTGTTGACTGTGATCACAGTGAACTGCAACGGCCGTGAGCCTATGGCACTGTCAGGGAGCGTCGGGAGCGGGGGAGCGAACAGTTCAAGCGATGTAAAAGCGGTGCAATTGCGACTCCGAGAACTTGGCTTTACTTGGGTTGACGCGGACGGGCAGATTGGCCCCATCACGATCGCTGCCATCAGGCTTTTTCAGTCAATTAAAGATGGCGAGTCAAAAGTCGTTGGCGACGGTCGCATCGACGTGAACGGTGACACGCACAAGTGGCTTGAAGCAAAGAATGCGCCCCGATGGACAAAAATGACTGAATCTGGTCCTGGATTCAAAAATATTGAACTCGGTGAAATTGACGACGACCACGATTTTGGGACGACTTGGCTTGATTCTACAATCAAGAATGCATCAAGGTCTTATCAAAAAAAATATCGAAGCCTACATAACTCGTCTCTCGTTACAGTAAATGACGCTAGCCCAGCAAAAGGTGGTAACTCACCTGATCATTCAGGTCATGAGACAGGTTTGAACATCGACCTGCGTTTGCCGAAAACGGATCACAGTGAAGTTACGCCTGGCGGAAGGACTTACAAGTCCAGCGACTACGACCAGGCAGCTGCCCGAGCGATAATCAAAGCATTTCGATCACAAGAACTCGTCAACACGGAGCAAATTTTCTTTAATGATCCAGACCTTATCTCTGAAGGTCTGTGCAAAAGTCTTTCAGGCCATGACAATCACATACATGTTGGCATTAAGGCACCTGTACGCGACGACAACTGACTCGGAGATGAACTGTCATGGCAGCATTTGATGACGTAATTGCCCTGCTGAACGAAATCTTGAACGATCGAATCCCGTCGCTCCAAAATGAGATTTCAGCTTTGAAGCAGCCTATGGAAGCGGCATCCAAGAGACGTACGAGAGGTGGTTGGTGGGGATTTGCCTTTTCCATGTTGGTTGCGTGTTTCTTGGTCTATTTAGGGTTGCTGGCTGCAGCTCAAATGCCTCCAGACTTGCTGGCTCGGATTACCTTCAGTAAATCGTTGTCAAATTCCACCACTTCAGATTCACATAGCACGGCCGAGGTGAATAAGCCAGACGGACGGGGAAGCAGCAATAAAACTACTGCATCGGAAGCTAGTGAACGCCCGGATTTGCCAGCAAGTGATTTTGAAGCTTTGGCTAGTAAGGTTGAGTTTATTGAAGAGAAACTCAAAAAAAGCGAAGACCTCTCTAACAAATCAGTTTCGGACAGCCGCGAAAGTCTCGTGGCTCAGACCGGGAATTCGACCAAGAAGAAATCGTCGCGTCGACAAAGTCCCATATTCTAGCGACTAGAATCGCAACCACGGAGAAAAAGTATGAAACGAAAGTCACTACAGAAAATTCGTCAGCAGCTTACGGTGCTTCTGGCCATTCTAATGGTATTGCCGCTCCAGTTGCTGAGTAATACTTCATTCGCTGATGAGCCAGAAGTAGAAATGCAGAGGCTTCGTGGCGAAGTGTTAAAGAACCGCGAGATGCTTCAGCTTCTGCTCCAGCAACAAGCTCTGTCTGGGTTGTCACCGGAGGATCGAAAAAAGCGTGACGAAGAAACTAAGAAGATCATCGATACGGCGAAAGACCGAATCCTAAAACCAGTTGATGACTTTGGGACAGACTTTAAGAAGTTTGAAGAAGATTCCGCATTGCATGACTTTCGCACGAAGCTGCAAACATTAACCGACACTGCTACATCCGTAACGATCGATGCAAATACGTCGGCCACCGAAGTTGCGAAGGTTTTAGGGTCAATAAAGGATGGTAAAGAACTCATCCTAAACGCTCGAAAAGAGGCTCTTGAAAGATACCAGTCAGCATTGTCGAATCTTCCTCCGGCTTTGCTAAGCAAGCTTAGTCAACCACTGCTAACTCGCGACAAACTGATCAGCTTAGTGGAAGCAGATAAAAAACGCTTCGAAGAAGTCCTCGGCCTACTTGATCCATCTCTTGCAGAAGAGGTGACATCGTTATCCGCTGAAGCGATCGCAGACGAAATCTTTAGTCGGTTTACAAAAAATGGCGTGCTTACGCCCGAATTAATTGGAGCGCTCGGCAGCGACCTACTCGAAAAACTGGGGCTGCCAGCTGAGCAGATTAAAGGCGTCGTCGAATCTGCCAAAGCGGTTGTGGACGTACACAGATCAAGTGCAGACTTCGCAATGTTTTCTGTGAACCTGCTGACCACGGCAATGGCAACAGGCAATCCATACGTTATCGCGGCAGCAGTTGCAATTGTAGCCTTGATTGCGCTTTTCAAATTCGTATTTGGTAAAGGCGGCGGCGGAGATGGCGGTGATGGTGACGGGGGAGGGAACTCTGACGGGCCGGGTAGCGGAAATGAGAGCCCCGGTTCTGGAGGCCGGGTCACTGGAGCCGGAGATCCAAGCAGTCAGCCAGGGAACAAGCAGCCTGGCGACACTGGTGACGGTCAAGTTGCGTTGGGCGAGGGTGGAGTTCCTGAGGTACTTAGTGAGCCAAAGCCAGCAGACCCGCAGAAACCTTCTTTGCCAGCAGGGGCAGTAAATCTGGGCAGTGACCCCGATGGAAAATTCCTCGCGGGCAAACAAAATGGTCAGCTTATTGTGATGGATGCTGAAACAGGTGACCCTGTACTGAATGTTACGATCGCCGATATTGCCGGCGGTATGGAAGCTGGGATTACCGAAGGTACACTTGGTCGCTTCAAAGGAATTTCGCAAGACGAAAAGACGTTCGAAATCGGTGTAGGCGAAAGCACGCACACGATTACCTCGTTCGGTGGAAAGTGGCGAGTTGTTAAACCTACCCCTCCCGTCGTACACGAAGATGGGACGACCTCACCCTCAGAATACTCTTGGGTATCTTCTGACGATGGAAGCGTTCGGATTCTAAACAAAGGTGCGCTGGTAGAAGAGATTCCCGCCGACAAAGTAACGAAGTCTGATGGGATTACCCCGCTAGGAATTTCCAAAGATATGCCACTTGTGATCAAGTCTTATGACCCAGAAAACAAAATCATTCGAGCAGCGGTAGTTGTCAACGGCATGGAAAACTTGGTTGAGCTAACGTTGCAACAAAATGGTGTCTGGAAGGCCGTTGACGTTGTCAATGGTGAATAGGCGCGGGTCATGAGACGACGCACCCGTGAGGAAATAGAGGTGTTTTCAACCTCTTTCCTTGATCTGCTTTCGTGTGGTTTAGCCGCTGTTGTATTGCTCTGGGTGTTACTAGAGCGATCGCCTCCTCCCGTAGAGGAGGTTGATCGCTTTTCGTTCGTATCGATTAAACAGTTTGGCTATTTGCACCTAGCCACCGTTACCGTGAAAGGATTAAGCACTCTTCCGCGATTCAATGAGAATGGAGCAAACAGCTTTATACCTGGGGTCGCGAGCAACCAAAGTGATACGGGATACCAAATCGGCGATGGCAAGGACTGGGCCAAGCTAATCGCGAGCGAATTCGATGCTGATGGTGCACCCCAGTTGCAGTTCACTATCGATGATTCTGGACGAAATGGCTTAGCAGGTTCGATTAGCATCTTGGTTTCCAGCAGATGCCCTGCGGGCGAAATCGAGCTCGCATTCCGCCAATGCGAATCCCCGGACGAGCACAAAATTGACGTCGTCTTGGCGAACTCTACGACTGAGAAAGCAGAATCCTTCACGTTTGATGCGGGAACTGTTGCGGGTACCCGGACTGTCCCAAATTATCGGGACGCCATGGTGAAAGGAGCGGAGATTCTGGTTGTTCGGATACCATTCGGTGAAGGCGATGCGGAAGTACAGTACTCCGGAAGAGCAATGACTGATCAAGGCCTATTTGACAGGAGCGTGCTATTGCCGTGAGAAAACGACCCTCTGTGCAAGTGTTTAGCCTGTCTTTTCTGGATCTGATCTCTTGCGCCATGGCAGGCGTGCTAGTCCTCTATGCGGTTGCGGAAAGACCAGTCCCAGTAAGAGATTTGAAAATACCGGCGATTTTGCAGATTGAGATACCAGAGACATCAATTAACGCGGTTTTTGTTTTCCATCTAAGGAATGGGACTGAAGAACACTTCGGAGACACAACCAATGGCGGTGGCGGCTGGATTGTAACGGACTCCAGTGCAGTCCTAAAGCTTGAAAATGGTCTTGATGAAGCAGCCAGTCTCTCTCTCGGTCTTCGGGATATCGATCTGACAAGCACGAACTCGAGTCAAACGCACAATCTTCATTGGCGTGTAGTCAGTGAAAAGCGACAAGAAGAGAACGACGCTGTCCTGTCGCCAGCCAACTTGATTCAGGTTATTGAGGTGGGGAAGTAGATGCTAAACCATATGAAATTGTTTTTCGGAATTGTTCTGTTCCTAGCATTCCACCATGCGACCTATGCGCAGTTGGCATCTTCTGAAGCTGCCACCACAGAGGACAATAATTTGAGTTTGGCTCTCCAGGGAAGCGGTATCCCAGCGGAAAGCTTCGTGATTTATAACCGATCGAACACCAGCCTGGCGTTTATTATGCCTCCTGATATGAGTGAAGTATTCTTGTGGAGCAACAGCA is a window of Roseiconus lacunae DNA encoding:
- a CDS encoding DUF2924 domain-containing protein, which codes for MSNPLGQELAALRRMSVSTLQAKYLEVFGESTTGRNKAWLQKRIAWRMQANAFGGLSDRAIQRASELANESDLRVIAPREPSRMPPPPPVNRELPPKDERLPPVGDCLVRDYKGRECVVTIMPDGFDFEGEHYKTLSAVAKAITGQHWNGFRFFKVHKQESA
- a CDS encoding recombinase family protein; amino-acid sequence: MNRDQMKQPIRCAIYTRKSTEEGLDQEFNSLDAQRDAGEAFITSQRSEGWACLEERYDDGGFSGGNLERPAMKRLIADIEAGRIDCVVVYKVDRLSRSLLDFSRVMETFEKHNVAFVSVTQQFNTASSMGRLILNVLLSFAQFEREMISERTRDKIAATRRKGKWCGGVPVFGFTIEETKLVVVPHEAERVRQIFHLYQRTHSLLETAKEANRRGWRTKQWTTKKGTTRGGLPYDKNRIYQMLTNVTYIGKLTYKDEIHEGQHQAIVDPEVFKEVGESLRKNGRIGMIRASTSFDGMLRGILRCAKCNRAMRHTSSGRGTKRYRYYVCGKAEKQGYESCPSPSIPARQIEGFVVDELRVFASDDQLIRDIYERCYEQNREDIDSQKREADSIAKFLKEDHAEMTHLVATAASPDLIEATQSRIDKSETRLKELREAIDNHRPIRVSHASIRKTLGELDKAWDTIPPRERCRLMELLIERIDYDGVEGTLDITFHPAGLASLGQDGNFARHITETLN
- a CDS encoding peptidoglycan-binding domain-containing protein produces the protein MLIEFALQKSSSALEKPEMKGSFTSRVLFSAMLLTVITVNCNGREPMALSGSVGSGGANSSSDVKAVQLRLRELGFTWVDADGQIGPITIAAIRLFQSIKDGESKVVGDGRIDVNGDTHKWLEAKNAPRWTKMTESGPGFKNIELGEIDDDHDFGTTWLDSTIKNASRSYQKKYRSLHNSSLVTVNDASPAKGGNSPDHSGHETGLNIDLRLPKTDHSEVTPGGRTYKSSDYDQAAARAIIKAFRSQELVNTEQIFFNDPDLISEGLCKSLSGHDNHIHVGIKAPVRDDN